The Larus michahellis chromosome 2, bLarMic1.1, whole genome shotgun sequence genome window below encodes:
- the ENOSF1 gene encoding mitochondrial enolase superfamily member 1: protein MLFLFYMSSFNQVAKQLLFCMDFRYITDVLTDGGACEILQNGLLGKKEREQQMLKHGYLTYTRSCAWLGYSDQQLKHALRKGWTMFKVKVGADLQDDICRRRFVRKMIGADKITMLDANQQWEIKEAIEWVTKPAEFKPLWIKEPAFPDEGMHVQRGHATISKALELLGIGVATREHCHNQVIFKQFLQAKALSYLQIGSSRLGSVNENLSVLLMAKKFQSKSGLGDLCELVQHLIIFHYIPVSESLESKLIM, encoded by the exons atgctttttttattttatatgtcaTCCTTCAATCAGGTTGCCAAACAATTGCTATTCTGCATGGATTTCAGATATATTACTGATGTGCTAACAGATGGAGGAGCTTGTG AAATACTCCAGAATGGCCTGcttgggaaaaaggaaaggg AACAGCAAATGTTGAAGCATGGATATCTGACTTATACAAGATCCTGTGCCTGGCTGGGCTACTCAGATCAGCAGTTAAAACAC GCCTTGAGAAAAGGCTGGA CTATGTTCAAAGTAAAGGTGGGTGCAGATCTGCAGGATGATATTTGCAGACGCAGATTTGTACGAAAAATGATCGGCGCAGACAAAATAACG ATGCTGGATGCAAACCAACAATGGGAAATAAAGGAAGCAATAGAGTGGGTCACTAAACCAGCTGAGTTTAAACCCTTGTGGATTAAGGAGCCAGCTTTTCCAGATGAGGGTATGCACGTCCAGAGGGGACATGCAACCATTTCAAAG GCCTTAGAACTGCTAGGAATTGGTGTGGCAACCAGAGAAC actGCCACAACCAAGTGATATTTAAACAGTTTCTGCAAGCTAAGGCCTTGAGTTATCTCCAAattggcagcagcaggctgggaagCGTGAATGAAAACTTGTCTGTGCTGCTGATGGCCAAAAAGTTCCAGAGTAAG TCTGGACTTGGGGATCTCTGTGAATTAGTCCAGCACTTGataatatttcattatatccCAGTATCTGAAAGCCTTGAAAGCAAGTTAATTATGTAA